A stretch of Dermochelys coriacea isolate rDerCor1 chromosome 6, rDerCor1.pri.v4, whole genome shotgun sequence DNA encodes these proteins:
- the LOC119858108 gene encoding calcium-binding protein 2 gives MPHKRPDEVESETCKEGQDLNKGGQAPPKEEEEPKASKNPVSESRRSSHSSHGRKHGKKHHADVHADATKAYSPFLNTVFGRERDLSPVELDELLDAFKEFDTDQDGFVSYKDLGACMRTMGYMPTEMELIEISQHIKMRMGGRVDFEDFVEMMGPKLREETAHMVGVRELKIAFRELDRNGDGEISGTELKDALLALLGEQVPLPEVEEILHDVDLNGDGHVDFDEFVMMLSSR, from the exons ATGCCCCACAAGCGGCCAGACGAGGTCGAGTCGGAGACATGCAAAGAGGGACAGGACCTGAATAAGGGGGGCCAGGCACCCCctaaggaggaagaggagcccaAAGCCAGCAAGAACCCCGTCTCCGAGTCGCGCCGCAGCTCACACTCCAGCCACGGGCGCAAGCATGGCAAGAAGCATCACGCCGATGTCCACGCCGACGCCACCAAGGCCTACTCGCCCTTCCTCAACACTGTCTTCGGCAGG GAGAGGGATCTTTCTCCAGTAGAACTGGATG AGCTGCTGGACGCCTTCAAGGAGTTCGACACGGACCAGGATGGCTTCGTGAGCTACAAGGACCTGGGCGCTTGCATGCGCACCATGGGCTACATGCCCACCGAGATGGAGCTCATTGAAATCTCCCAGCACATCAAGatgagga TGGGTGGGCGCGTGGACTTTGAGGACTTTGTGGAGATGATGGGGCCGAAGCTGCGGGAGGAGACAGCCCACATGGTGGGGGTGCGTGAGCTCAAAATCGCCTTCCGTGAG ttggACAGGAATGGGGACGGGGAGATCAGCGGCACAGAGCTGAAAGACGCCCTCCTGGCCCTGCTGGGGGAGCAGGTCCCGCTGCCGGAGGTGGAGGAGATCCTGCATGACGTTGACCTCAATGGGGACGGCCATGTGGACTTTGACG AGTTTGTGATGATGTTGTCTTCCCGCTAA